The Candidatus Tisiphia endosymbiont of Dascillus cervinus genome contains the following window.
AACATGATGGATTAAAACGACAATTATCACCAAGTAGGGGGGAAATAAAGAATTGATAAAATCTAATAAGTATGAGTAACAAATTAAAGCGATGTTTCATTTTGATCATGGTTAGCTCAAAAAGAGTATAATCAAATAATTTAAAGAATTGTTTTTTAAAAATATCATGAGTTTGCATGCTCACCATTCATTTTCAAATCCAATTCTTCAAATCATTTGAGTATATTACTTACTTTGCAGTTTTTGGTTTTGAGTCTTTACGTCCATTGCAGGCAGATTTTAGTTTTTCACCAGCAGAGAACTTAGGTTGAACGTAAGCTTCAATTTTAAGAGGCTGACCAGTTCTAGGATTTTTGCCAGCTCTAGCTGCTACTTTACTAGAGTAAAACTTACCAAAGCCAATCAGTATTACGTCTTTACCTTCAGCAAGAATAGAAATAACTGCATTGGTAAATGTATTTATAATCTTTTCAGCTTCAACTTTAGTACAATTTTGTTGGTTTGCTATATAATCAATGAATTCACCTTTGTGCATAAATTTTTCCTTTAAGTGAGTTAGTTTAATTTAATTCAGCTAATGATAGCTTGTCTATCAGGTAAAGATATAGATATAGATGTTGTAAATCAATAATTATTAGCTATTAAAGTTATCTATATTATAAAATATTTTCACTTTACGTTTCTTTTTGATATTATTAACACATATCTCTATTTGTTGTTACTGGCTGTCAAGCATCATCATATAAGCATTCAAGCAGGGCAGTTTAAAAGTCACAACTAATGATAGAAAAGTTTGTTTTTTAAAATGCATAAATGTCATTGCGAAGAGCTGCAAAGCGGCGATGCGGCAATCCAATAAATGTGGATTGCCACGACCACTACGTGGTCTCGCAATGGTGTCTTGTACTTTTCTGCAATTTTTAAATTGCCATAGGGGTTATGCGTAAGGTGTGAGTAACTAATACTTCAATACTTCTTGTAGCACTTTAAACTCGATAATCTCAAGGCAAGTTTACACCAAAAAGGTATAAGCTAAAGTAAGAAAGGTAAAAAATGCAAATGAATCAGTTATGGTGGTTAAGAATACACCTGAGCCAGTGGCGGGATCAATATTTAAATAATGTAGAGTAATTGGTATTACTGAGCCAAAAAGACCAGCTATGAGAAACGTTAGGATAACGGCTATGGAGAAAATCAAGCTAAGATTTGGATCAGAAAGCATTGCTAAGCTTAATAGTGCCCCAACTAAGGCCAATATAGAGCCGTTAAATCCGCATACAGCTATTTCTTTAAGAATCACTCTCAGCACGTTATTATGGTGAATATCTTTGTTGGCAAGTGCTCTAACTGTCACTGTCATGGCTTGTGTGCCGGCATTTCCTCCCATAGAAGCAACAATAGGCATAATAGCTGCTAGTGTTATAAGTTTTGAGATTGTAATACTAAACTGGTTAATAATTATCGATGTTATACAAGCAGTAATTAAATTGACAAATAACCAAGGGAATCTATGTCTCACAGTATAAAATAGATTGTAAAATGTATCTTGAGTATGAACGCCACCGAGTGACATTATATCTTTTTCGGTTTGTTGTTCAATGATGTAAAGCATACTATCTATTGAAACAGTACCTATTAACTTGCCGCTTTTATTCACCACTGGTACAATTGTTAGAGCATATTGTTTAAAAATAAAACTTAACTCACTTAAATTAGTGAATACATCGGTAATTTTAAATTCAGGATTCATAAGATCTTTTACTAACTTATCCCCTTTATGCTTCAGTAAAGTGCTTAGAAGTATACTACCTATAGGTCGGTATTTACTGTCGAGTACAATAGCAGCATGAAAATCTTGTGCTATATGTTTGTGTCTAATAAAATCTATAGCCGTGGCTACTGTCCAATCTTCTTGAAATGACACAAAATTTCTTTCGATTACCCTACCAACAGTATCTTCTGGGTAAGTACAGCCTTCTATAATTTGCTGTCTTTTTTCTGCTTTGAGATTATTTAAGATCATTTCTTTTGTTAGATCATCAAGATCCTCGATAACTTCAACAGCATCTTCTATAGCAAGTTGATTAATTAGCTGTACACTTTTCTGTACACCTAAAATTTGCATTATAAGTGGTTTACTGTTCACGCTAAGCTGTACTAAAGTTTCAGGCTTTAGTGTATCCTGTAACAAAGGAAGAATTGTTTTATATGTTTTCTGATTTATATTATCTAAAACATCTGCAAGATCTGCATAGTGAAGATTACTCATAATCTCTATTGCTTTGCCAAATTCATCATTATTCAGAAGATTATTAATGTGCTCAAATGTTTCGTCAAATTGGTTTTGATGAACCGACAACATATTTTTTAATTGATTTTGCATAACTCCTCGTTTGAGTATACTGCTATGATTTCAAGAGTTAGTACGAAGGTCAACTTCAAGAAGAGCTAGGCAGTAGCAAAGTCGAGCAGCAGAACATACATGAGTAACGGAGCAGCTTCGATTTTTAGATACGACGACCTTAATTCTTGAAGTTCACCGAGTATACTCAAATGATTTGAGTATATATACTGAATTTTCTAAAAGTACCCTCAATAGCCAAGAAGGATGAGTCACTTGTATTCTAACATGTTAGGTTTTCTAAGACAACTAAGTTGAGAGTATATAGAAAACTGGTGCGGTCGAGAAGACTTGAACTTCCACTCTGTTAAGAACAGCCCCCTCAAAGCTGCGCGTCTACCAATTTCGCCACGACCGCAATTAATAATAAGTTTTTAATAAAATTATTCCTGTAGCCTAAATAATTTTGGTTAATCCAAATAGTGTATATAACAAATTATTCTACTAATATCAATATATATACTCGAATGATCCTACGAATTGGATTTGAGAATACACGAGCATCCGTAATGGAAGTCAATAAGAAAATAATAACTTAACATAAATTTTCATTGCAAGAAGAATTATTTTTGACAATAGAGTGCATAAAAGCTAGTAATTTACGCATAACAGCAACAAGAGCAATTTTTGCTGGTTTATGTTTAGCAATTAAGTGGTCATAAAAATTACGTAAACGCTTATTACATCGTAAGGCAGCTACTGCAGCCATATAAAGAACTCTTCGAAGATTACCTCTACCTGCAAAAATACTTCTTCTACCTTTATAACTACCGCTTTCTCTAGCAAAAGGAGCAAGACCTACTAAAGATGTTAACTGCCTAAAAGTAATATTGCCAAGCTCCGGTGCTTCACATATTACAGTGCTAGCAAGAGTAATGCCAACTGCTGGAATAGAAGTAAGCCGATCAATTTTATCCTTTATTTCTTGATCTTAAGAAATTAATTCTTTGATACTATCCTCAATCTCTTGTAATTGTGCTGTTAAACTAGCAATATGCTGGTTCAAAGATAAAATGACGACCGCATTAAACTCAGTATCCTGCCTAGCAATTTCTTGATTCTTAAATAGTAATAATTGTTCTCTTCTTTTTAATAAAGCATGTAACTGTTGTTGACTATTACTATCATAAGTAACATTCACTGGTAAAGCAAAGCACGTTGCATAATCATGCAACAATTTACTATCGATATTATCAGTTTTAGCAAGCCATCCTTTAGCTTTAGCATAACTACGCACTTTATTAGGGTGTACTGTAGCAAAAGGCAATTTATTTATTGTTAAAAATTCTCTTAAATTATGTTCATATCCACCAGTAGGTTCAAAGACAACAATTAACTCAGATAAGGCAGGATAGTATTTATTAATAGTGCTAAGCATAGTAGTAAAGCCTTGTTGATCATTGGTAACTTCAAAAGCCTTGTTGGTAGCTGGTAGATAGATATTTAAAGTTTTTTTACTAACGTCCACACCAATATAAGTTGTTGCCATATAGAGCCTCATGATTTATATTAATAATAGGATATGCTACATACTCATACGCAAGGTTTAAACCTTATGACATCCGTTCGTAGTCTTTATCCAAAACAGGATAGGTCTTTGCTGAGGTACGAAGTCTTTAAAATTCAAAGCTTCAATTCGATATACAGTTTACCCATCCTACCACTAAATAATAACTGATCATGTTATATTTATCATGGTTTTTTTATTGTATGAGTTCGGTTTAATTAATGTAGGAGATTTATTCTTTAGGCTTCTTTGTTCCTGCTGATATCCTATCATTTATTAACCTTATATTTATTATAGTGTTTATGTTTATAAGTATTGAAGATTTGGTTGAACGATAGCAAGAAAATTATAATATCGAAAATTGAAAAATCTTGGTTGTAACAATATCACGGTTCTATAAACAAATTAGAATTAGAAGGGAGAAAAGAGATATTTGGTAAAAATATAGCCTGAGATCAAAGAGATGTTGATTATCAAAGTTGTATCGCATACGAGTAGAATATTGTTTATATTATGAAAAATAATTAATTTTTTTATTAAAATAAGTTGACTATTATTTTAGAATTGATTCTAATATAAAATATGGCAACATAAATCAACCTAATAGCATGGCAAAATATAAAATGGTTGATGATTTTGATGATGGGGATAAAGGTAACGGGAAAGAAGAAGACAAGGTAAGTCTCGATCTGTTTAAGAGTGCAGTTTAGGAATATTTAAGAAGGATGCTACACGAGTCTATACTGATGTTTCTTCAGAGGTAGGGCAATGGGTTAATGCTATTAAGGCAATCACCACAAAATATCCTAACAAGGATGAAGAAATTTCTGTGTCTGCTTCAAGTTGGGCTGATAGACAATTAGAATAGCATTGTCAACAATTTCACTCATATCAGGGAGCATCTTCTTCCCAGCATAATGCTTCGTACGAAACTTGTCCTGATACGTCTGACTCGGAAGCAGATACCGTACTAGATGGAAACTCCATATGTGTTATGAAATTATGTAGCATCAAACCCTAAAATTATAGCCCCATATGTCAAATTGACATGTGGGGTTTTTAAAACAGTTATATATAATTATAATTCTAGATAATATATAAGTAAGATTTAAACAACTATGAGCAAATTTGTACAAGCAGATGGTAGAGTTATATATACTCAAACCAATCTAACTAAACAACAAAAAGAAGCTATTGGATTACTCTCAATTGGCACGTTCTTAGAGTATTTTGACCTAATGCTTTATGTACATATGGCTGTTTTACTCAATAGTCTGTTTTTTCCCCAAAATGATCCAGATTCTGCCTCTTTTTTTACTGCAATTGCATATAGTATCACTTTTGTTTTTAGACCATTTGGAGCATTGCTGTTTGGTTGGATAGGAGACACTATTGGTCGAAAAATAACTATCATTATTACAACCTTTATGATGGCAGCCTCGTGTTTTGTTATGGCTACCTTACCAACTTATGAACAAATTGGAATTACGGCTTCATGGATTATTAGTATATGTCGTGCAGTACAAGGTATATCTTCCTTAGGTGAGAGAGTGGGTGCAGAGTTATATTTAATGGAAATAACAAAGCCACCCATACAATATCCAGTTGTAACGTTGATTACGGTTTGTGCCTCCTTGGGGTCAATGGTTGCATTAGGTTTTGGTTTTTTAATTACTAACTATGGATTTAATTGGCGCTATCTTTTTTGGTTTGGGATGATAATTGCCACTATAGGTACAGTTGCTAGAACTAACTTAAGAGAAGCACAAGAATTTGCTAATGCAAAATTGCGATTAAAAACATTTTTTGATAACCATTTTATTGATAGAAAAATATTAAAAGGTGATCCGATTTTAGAAGAAAAAGTGCAGAAAAAAACAGTATTCTATTATTTTTTAATTCAATGTGCTGGTCCAGTACCAACATACTTTGTGTATTTTTATTGTGGTAATATACTCAGGAATTCTTTTGGTTATGGCATTGGAGATATCATTTATCATAACTTTTTTATTTCAATAATACAGCTATTCACTACGCTATTATTAGCGTATTTAAGTTATAGAATATACCCTTTAAAGATTATTAAAGTCAGGTGGGTAATTTTCTCTACTTTTATAATATTTTGCCCTTATTTTCTTTATAGGGTCAGCACTCCTATACATTTATTTATAATACAACTATTGATCGTGTTATTTGCACCTGACTCAGCTCCAGCTAGTGCAATTTTTTATAAATATTTCCCTATTTTTAAACGCTTTACTTATAGTAGTATTGTATACGCCTTAGCACATGCCACAATTTCTATTGTTACATCTTTTGGTTTTATATATTGTACAAAATATATGGGGCAGATAGGAATACTATGTATTATGTTGCCTATAGTAATAAGTTATGGATTTGGGATATTTTACTTTGCAAAGTTGGAGAATATAACTGTAACTAATAGTTATTAGTTTTATAATAATTATGTATTACTTTAGAACATAATTCTGCAAAATTTTGCTCAATTGTTGGTGTATTAAAATACATACTAAGGCTCATAAACCTACTAAGGGTTTCTATTATAATTTTTTTTGCTTTCTCCGGTGATTTAGTTTCTAGAGTTTGTATATTATGAGTTCGATCAAATAATTTAATCAATGCCACATCATATTTTTCTTGTTGAAGTAATATATCTAATGTTTCTGCTGAGCTAATCTTTCCGTGAGGCTTGTTCCTGCTTAAGTCTTCTACTTGACTAGCAACCTGCTCCCCAAAGATATAGGCAATCATCTTTTTGGTAAGTTTTGTATCCTCAATGGTGTCATGCAATATGCTGGTAACAAGAATGTCAGTGCGGTAAAGATAATCAGAGATCATATACGCCACCTCTAGTGGATGAGAGTAATAAGGCTCGCCTGACTGCCGCATTTGGCTACCATGATATTTCTTGGCGTAATATATTGCTTTTTTGACTTCGTTAATATCTATTGGTCGATTTACTTCCTCATTCATCTTACGTAATTTGTCCAGTAACCTAGTAGCATATTGACAAGGTGCATACTTTGAGTTATTCCAATAATTAATCTCTTCTTCTTCCATAAAAAACCCTAAATATTTTTATATTCAATTTATAGGTTAAACTAAAATATAAATTATTACTAAAGATTTTTTATCTATTTTTACAAAAGATGAATATTTTTGCATTTTGTTGTTGTATAAATAGACAGCTACTTCCTTTATATTCACATATCCTATAAATCGTTGTGTAAACTGTAAATGACTAGACAAAAAAGTACCAGTAAAATTTATATTGTTATAGAACTCTTGCTAGAAAAAACTAGAGTAATATTTTAATGAGGTTGCCTTGGTGTAAATTGTTATATATTTATTATTTATTTCAGAGTATTTTTAGTTTATTTTCTAATTTTACCTATACACCTGAGTTCGATATAGAAGATTAGTTTAATAGTCTCGGTGTTGCTACGGCGGGGACTAAAAATAGCCTGAAAGGCTATTAAGTATCATTGATTCCTGCTTTTAGTTAGGAATGACATCACTTTTGCAGGGGGAATAATTATTCTTATATCGAACTCAGGTTATACTAAATCTAAAATGAGAATGTAATATATTGCCTGAATTAAAATTTGACGAAAAGCAGTTGCTTTTACTCAGCAGAATTAAAGAGTTTGCTAAACAAATTGAAGATAAGTCGTTTTTTAGATTCTTTAATAGCAGTTTATTAGCAAAAAAAGCTATATATTTATATGGTAATGTAGGTAATGGCAAAACTGTATTAATGCAACATTTTTTCCAAATATTGCAAATTAAGAAATTAATGGTACATTACCAAAACTTTATGCAATCGGTACATAAAGATATTTATCAG
Protein-coding sequences here:
- a CDS encoding HD domain-containing protein, which gives rise to MEEEEINYWNNSKYAPCQYATRLLDKLRKMNEEVNRPIDINEVKKAIYYAKKYHGSQMRQSGEPYYSHPLEVAYMISDYLYRTDILVTSILHDTIEDTKLTKKMIAYIFGEQVASQVEDLSRNKPHGKISSAETLDILLQQEKYDVALIKLFDRTHNIQTLETKSPEKAKKIIIETLSRFMSLSMYFNTPTIEQNFAELCSKVIHNYYKTNNY
- a CDS encoding HU family DNA-binding protein, encoding MHKGEFIDYIANQQNCTKVEAEKIINTFTNAVISILAEGKDVILIGFGKFYSSKVAARAGKNPRTGQPLKIEAYVQPKFSAGEKLKSACNGRKDSKPKTAK
- a CDS encoding IS110 family transposase; this encodes MATTYIGVDVSKKTLNIYLPATNKAFEVTNDQQGFTTMLSTINKYYPALSELIVVFEPTGGYEHNLREFLTINKLPFATVHPNKVRSYAKAKGWLAKTDNIDSKLLHDYATCFALPVNVTYDSNSQQQLHALLKRREQLLLFKNQEIARQDTEFNAVVILSLNQHIASLTAQLQEIEDSIKELIS
- the mgtE gene encoding magnesium transporter translates to MQNQLKNMLSVHQNQFDETFEHINNLLNNDEFGKAIEIMSNLHYADLADVLDNINQKTYKTILPLLQDTLKPETLVQLSVNSKPLIMQILGVQKSVQLINQLAIEDAVEVIEDLDDLTKEMILNNLKAEKRQQIIEGCTYPEDTVGRVIERNFVSFQEDWTVATAIDFIRHKHIAQDFHAAIVLDSKYRPIGSILLSTLLKHKGDKLVKDLMNPEFKITDVFTNLSELSFIFKQYALTIVPVVNKSGKLIGTVSIDSMLYIIEQQTEKDIMSLGGVHTQDTFYNLFYTVRHRFPWLFVNLITACITSIIINQFSITISKLITLAAIMPIVASMGGNAGTQAMTVTVRALANKDIHHNNVLRVILKEIAVCGFNGSILALVGALLSLAMLSDPNLSLIFSIAVILTFLIAGLFGSVIPITLHYLNIDPATGSGVFLTTITDSFAFFTFLTLAYTFLV
- a CDS encoding MFS transporter, translating into MSKFVQADGRVIYTQTNLTKQQKEAIGLLSIGTFLEYFDLMLYVHMAVLLNSLFFPQNDPDSASFFTAIAYSITFVFRPFGALLFGWIGDTIGRKITIIITTFMMAASCFVMATLPTYEQIGITASWIISICRAVQGISSLGERVGAELYLMEITKPPIQYPVVTLITVCASLGSMVALGFGFLITNYGFNWRYLFWFGMIIATIGTVARTNLREAQEFANAKLRLKTFFDNHFIDRKILKGDPILEEKVQKKTVFYYFLIQCAGPVPTYFVYFYCGNILRNSFGYGIGDIIYHNFFISIIQLFTTLLLAYLSYRIYPLKIIKVRWVIFSTFIIFCPYFLYRVSTPIHLFIIQLLIVLFAPDSAPASAIFYKYFPIFKRFTYSSIVYALAHATISIVTSFGFIYCTKYMGQIGILCIMLPIVISYGFGIFYFAKLENITVTNSY